GAAACGAGACCCCCGCGCGCGCCATTTCCGCCTCGCTGACAAAGCGCGCGGGCCGGGCCGAAGGCTTGTTGGCCTCGGCGGCAATGGCGCGCTGGCGGGCGAGTTCGGCGGCCTGCGACAGGCTCTGCGCGGCGCTGGCGTCCTTCTTCACCGGGATCGCCAGCCGCGCGGCCAGTTCCAGCTCGAACGCGCGCGCCACCAGCGGCGGCAGCTCCGCCGCGCCCAGATTGCCGCGCACATAGACAAGGGCAGCCGTCTCCACATTGGTATAGAGCCGCCCGCCCTCGCACAGGAAGGCGAGGGGCAGCGCATCCTGCACGGGAAACGGAAAAGGCCCGCCCAGCGGCAGGCTGGCCGCATCGGCCTCCACTGCGCGCACCGCAATGGGCCGGGCCATGGCCGTGGGCAGGGCATAGGCAAAAAGCCATTCGGCAGGCCGGTCGTTGGCCACTTGCGCCAGCACGACCCGCGCGCGGGCAAAGGGCCAGTCCGCCCAGTCAGCCAGCTCGGCCAGCAGGGACGGGGCAAACCGTGCCGCCTCGCGCGCCTCGATCGAGCCTTCGGCCAGATCGGCGATCTGCCCGGCCGCAATCAGCGCCAGCGCACGGTTACAGATATCGATGAGCTGAGCCATGGCAGACTCCCTGAGACAATCTCCGATCCTCCCCGCAAGGCGGGGAGGTGGCAGGCCGCAGGCCTGACGGAGGGGAAGGGGAAAAAGGGAAAGGGGAAATCGAAGGGGCCAAAGGCCCCTTCACCCCATTATCTTGGGCCGCGCTGTGTTGGTGGCCAAGCTGGGCCTGCCAGCAAGCACCAGCTCCCGGGGGTCCGGGGGCGATGGCCCCCGGGTTTCCTCTTTCTTTTCTACAGATTGGTCTGGCGGCTGGCGACCACCGCTGCGCTGATCTGCCCCGCCGTCGCCGCCGATCCGGCAACGGTGTAATAGAGCCGCAGGTAGCGCGCATTGGTGCCTTCGGGAATCTCGCCGGGCACCTTGAACTGATAGCCGGCAACGAGGCTGGCCAGCGGAACGGCCGCGCCGCTCGCGATGGTCGTCCAGGTGGCGTTGTCGGGCGAGGTCTGGACCGCGACGGTCAGGCTGGTGAGGGTGGCGAACGTCTGGCGCACGCTGACGGCAAGGTCGATGTCGCGGCCCCGGCCA
The genomic region above belongs to Novosphingobium sp. IK01 and contains:
- a CDS encoding Bbp16 family capsid cement protein is translated as MILDTSLVLSDAQGITASAASANVIDLGPTGTPFGANATLGRDIGRGRDIDLAVSVRQTFATLTSLTVAVQTSPDNATWTTIASGAAVPLASLVAGYQFKVPGEIPEGTNARYLRLYYTVAGSAATAGQISAAVVASRQTNL